CTGTTTTTAGTAACCGTTCGTAGTTTTGGAGGAGTTTATCCTCCTCTTCTATATGTTCATAAGTTTCAAAGCTTACAATAGTATCAAATGTACCTAGCTGTTCCGGTAAATTTACATCTGTGGCGTCGGCTACTCGGAATTCGGATTTTGGATGATAATAGGCGCCTTTGGCGTATTGAATAATCTTAGGGTCGATATCCACCCCGATCATTTCAGAAACGTCGTCTTTACGATCTTTAATCATCATATGAGTTCCGTACCCTGAGCCACATGATAGGTCGAGTACGCGACCTGTTACATAAGGCAATGCAAATTGATAACGCGCCATGTGTTCTAGTAACATGCCGTTTGATGGTTTCATATATGCTGGGATGACTCGTTCTCCCGTATCTTCTACCATTTTTTTATACACCGCTTTCTAAGAGTGTGGTATAGTGCAACTAGCTTCTTCTTCCTATTATGCCACAGATTCGAATAGAGTAAAAAGAACAGAGAACCTACATAAGAAGGATTGACAATAAATTGAAATGGTCGCTATACTTTTACTAATGCACCATTATAATAGAAAGGCTGAGTAAAGTGGATCAATCACAGAACTATCAAGCGAAAAAAGAAGATCCATCATTGAAGTTGTTTGTTGTTCTCTCTAAAGCATCTCGGGCAATTTCAGACCGTGTAAAAGAAGATATCCAAACTCATGGATTAAACCCGACGGAGTTTGGTGTATTAGAGTTGCTTTATCATCAAGGGGACCAACCATTACAAAAAATTGGTGATAAAATCTTATTAGCAAGCGGTAGTATCACCTATGTGGTCGATAAATTACAGCAAAAAGGCCTATTAGACCGAAAACCGTGCCCGAAAGATCGCCGAATTACGTACGCTGCCATCACAGAAGATGGCCGTGAATTATTGAATACAATCTTTCCGAGTCACTGGGAGCAAATCGAAGAAATTACGGGTGGCCTAACGGATGAAGAGAAAAAGCAACTGATCCCTATGCTGAAAAAGTTAGGGAAATATGCTGATGAATTAAAATAGAGGGAAGAAAGGCCTGGCTCATACTTGAGGCGGGTTTTTTTGTGTCGTTTAATCTTTGCAGAGTAGAGGAATGGGAGTCACTTAATTAAGCATCCAATTGTTTATCCTTTAGTCCCCTCGGGAATGAAGAATATAGAATTTGCACAAGGAGGGTGACTTTTCATGAAAGTACTTGTTATTGGAGCAAATGGTCAAGTTGGAAAACATGTTGTTGATAAATTAAATTACTATAACCACGAACCGGTTGCGATGGTTCGAAAGGAAGATCAGGTTCCATACTTTGAGGAGCGTAATGTTCAAACCGTGATAGGTGATTTAGAGAAAGATTTTTCTCACGTCTATAACGGGGTAGATGCGGTGATCTTCGCAGCTGGATCGGGCCCGAATACCGGATCTGATAAGACGATTATGATTGACCAGGAAGGTGCCATTAAATCAATGGAACTTGCTGAAGAAAAGGGCGTATCCCGTTTTGTACTGCTAAGTTCAATGGCGGCAGATCGTCCTGAAATGGGGCCTGAAGAGTTGAAGCATTACCTATATGCAAAAGGCCGTGCTGACGAACATCTTCGCAACACGTCCCTGCAATACACCATTGTTCGCCCGGGGGGCTTAACCAATGAACAAGGCACAGGAAACGTTCAAGCCGAAGAGCATTTAAATGAAGGAACCATTCCTCGTGAAGATGTAGGGAATGTGTTAGCTTTCATCCTCACAAATGACAATGTCATTGGTAAGAGCTTTGATTTATTAAGTGGCGACACCGATGTGAAAGAGCTATTTGCGTAAAGAGGTCCAGGGCCTGTCTTATTCAATAAGGCAGGCTTTTTTAGTGCTAGATGGGTCCATCGAACTGTTTCCTATTGGCAGAGCACTATGAAACCTTCAATATTTCGACAATAAGTTGCAAAAAAGATGTTTATTTTTGATTGAGTCGGGTACACACAAGTAGAATACAACGGATGCTATGCTTTGGGAAAATAGATGGTTAGGTACAAAGGACCAACGATAGGGGGCTCATCGTGAGTAATCAACAAGTAGTGGTGTATACAAGTAATGGATGTCATCATTGTGACAATGTGAAGAGTTTTATGGAAGAATGGAACATTCCTTATACGGAGAAGAACATCTCCACAAGCAAAGAGCACTATAAAGAAATGCGATCCAATCGTGTATACGGTACGCCGGCTACATATGTAGGGGACCAAGTGATTTTAGGCTTTCAAAAGCGTAAGCTGAAGAAAGTGTTAAATATCGACGAGGTTACCTCTTATTTTCGACAAGGCGCTATGGGGCTAAATAAATAACAATGAAAAGAAGAGGCGTAGACCCTCTTTTTTTTATATCTAAATTTAGTGATCTGTGCGATTCACCTTTCACAATTTTTCTCCTTTCACATAGGCTAGGAGTGGATAAAGAAGAAAGTATAGGAGGTGTGCAGATCATGAGA
The nucleotide sequence above comes from Pontibacillus chungwhensis. Encoded proteins:
- a CDS encoding SDR family oxidoreductase; amino-acid sequence: MKVLVIGANGQVGKHVVDKLNYYNHEPVAMVRKEDQVPYFEERNVQTVIGDLEKDFSHVYNGVDAVIFAAGSGPNTGSDKTIMIDQEGAIKSMELAEEKGVSRFVLLSSMAADRPEMGPEELKHYLYAKGRADEHLRNTSLQYTIVRPGGLTNEQGTGNVQAEEHLNEGTIPREDVGNVLAFILTNDNVIGKSFDLLSGDTDVKELFA
- a CDS encoding class I SAM-dependent methyltransferase, whose translation is MVEDTGERVIPAYMKPSNGMLLEHMARYQFALPYVTGRVLDLSCGSGYGTHMMIKDRKDDVSEMIGVDIDPKIIQYAKGAYYHPKSEFRVADATDVNLPEQLGTFDTIVSFETYEHIEEEDKLLQNYERLLKTGGTLIVSTPFGEGRGVDCYSPFHVHQITPEEFHQLFTNFEEVQFYYQKGVLIEPPRQEVHYPLGIAVCKKSN
- a CDS encoding glutaredoxin family protein; the encoded protein is MSNQQVVVYTSNGCHHCDNVKSFMEEWNIPYTEKNISTSKEHYKEMRSNRVYGTPATYVGDQVILGFQKRKLKKVLNIDEVTSYFRQGAMGLNK
- a CDS encoding MarR family winged helix-turn-helix transcriptional regulator, whose protein sequence is MDQSQNYQAKKEDPSLKLFVVLSKASRAISDRVKEDIQTHGLNPTEFGVLELLYHQGDQPLQKIGDKILLASGSITYVVDKLQQKGLLDRKPCPKDRRITYAAITEDGRELLNTIFPSHWEQIEEITGGLTDEEKKQLIPMLKKLGKYADELK